The Muntiacus reevesi chromosome 5, mMunRee1.1, whole genome shotgun sequence genome segment ttgtcaccctgtttatttaacttatatgcagagtacatcatgagaaacgctgggctggaagatgcacaaagctgtaatcaagattgccaggagaaatatcaataacctcagatattcggatgacaccacccttttggcagaaactgaagaagaactaaagagcctcttgatgaaagtgaaagaggagagtgaaaaagttggtttaaagctcaacattcagaaaactaagctcatggcatctggtcccatcacttcatggcaaatagatggggaaacagtggaaatagtagctgactttatttttttgggctctaaaatcactgcagatggtgattgcagccatgaaattaagacgcttactccttggaaggaaagttatgaccaacctagacagcatattaaaaagcagagacattactttgccaacaaaggtccgtctagtcaaagctgtggtttttccagtggtcatggatggatgtgagatttggacggtgaagaaagctgagcaccaaagaattgatgcttttgaactgtggtgttggagaagactcttgagagtcccttggactgcaaggagatccaaccagtccatcctaaaggagatcagtcctgggtgttcgttggaaggactgatgctgaagctgaaactccaacactttggccacttgatgtgaagaactgaatcatttgaaaagaccctgatgctgggaaagagtgaaggcaggaggaaaaggggacgacagaggatgagatggttggatggcatcactgactcaatggatatgagtttgggtaaactctgtgagttggtgatggacagggaggcctggtgtgctgtggttcatggggtcacaaagagtcggacacgactgagggactaaactaaactgaactgactgattttgctttttggaactataaaaataatagctaagTTTTATTGAACACAAGATGCAATTCAGAGAATGTGTTCCTTCCTTGTATTACCTTGTTTCATAAGcatccctgggggtgggggtggggcgttGGAGAGTATAAAATACCTGTgatcacagatgaggaagctgagactcagagaggttaagggacTTACCATTGGTCACAGAGCCGGTGAACAGTTGAGTTAGGATTTGAACATAAGCTGTCTCACTCCAAAACCTGACCTGTTAACACTTGGTTATGCCaattcgggcttcccaggtggctcagtgataaagaatctgcctgccaatgcaggagacacaggagatgctcgttcagtacctgggttgggaagatcccctggaggaggaaatggcaacccactccagtattcttgcctggaaagtcccatggacagaggagcctgttaagttaccgtccatagggtcgcaaagagtctgatccaacttagcgactgagtgCATGCTAATTAGGGAGCAACTGACCAGAGGGATCACTGACAGAAGTGACAGGCTtgtggggctggaggaggcagtACCTGGGGTACCAGGCAAGGCAGGTACCCAGGGGTTGCCTGCTACTTACGCAGTCCAGCTTGCTCTTCTTCCACAGGTAGTAGGGGTCGGCGAGTTGCTTGAGAGAATTCTTGAGGTTGACAGCAATCAGGGCTCCTAGCACAGACTAGGGAAGCAGAACAGTGCTGCCTGTCACCTGGGGTGTTCCCTTCTTCCTGCCCTTCCTACAAACCCCTGGCTTTGGGGGTAGGACAGAGTTGCAGTTCTAGAACTGGCAGAGTCCCCAAAACTGCACTCAACCTTAGGGTTGTTAAGTGCAGGTGCTGGAGCCAGAGGGCCCTTGGGCCTGAATTTTGCCATCCCCCCCTTCCTTCATCCCTGGACAGACTGTGCCTAGGGCCCTCTGAGCCAGGGGCCCACAGACGCTGTAAACGCTGACTCGGGTGTGGACCCTGAAGTCAAGAGGCTGGAGTTTGAGACCAGCCCTGCACCTGTGAGCCTTGTCACCgcttctcagcctcagtttccctcacctgtaaaatggcaaGAGTAAAACCTACGCTGACTGCTTCGCAGGTTGTGGCCAGGACGAAGTGTAACAGTGATGGTACTCTGTAACCTGTGAGGCATCACACAGCTCCTAAGGCCTGCTCTTACTGGAGTCTCTCACTGCCTTCTGCTCTGAAGCTCTGTCTTACCTTGGGGAGAGCGTAGAGATAGGACCCCAGGACCAGCATGGTGACCATCACCAccagggacacacacagacttgACACCTAtccagagaaagagatggaaacagGGTGTGGGTGTGAAATTCTTgctcttgatattttttttttcccccaataaatgCCTTTGGTGGAGTGGAGactgaggagaggagagggaggctggagacCTGCTGACCTGGATTCTCTGGGGCAACTGTGCTACTACACCCAATCCCTTTCCCACTCCCCTGATCCAACGCTCACCTGGGACTTTCCTCCAGCTCCGTCCACAGCCAGAGTGACAGAGAGGGCACAGCAAATGACATGGATCTTAAAGAAGGAGCCGAAGAAGTTGCTGCAGCCCAGGGCGATCATCTCCTGTGGGCACAGGGGCAGGATTGGAAACtgggggtgtgtgggggtggggcacaCAGTACAGACCAAACATAGTCATTCAAGCTAGCTGGATCTTGAACTCGAGAATGACCCAGCTGCTATAAAGCCATACACTCCCAGCCAAGTAGAACTCAGCCAAAGAGCCCCTGGACATCCCTCACCAGGCCTCCGTGGGCCCCGGCCCGGCCTGCTCAGCCCTGCTGGGAGTGGCTGGACCTACCTGGTTAGCGTCCACATCATAGCCGTGCTTGTTGGCCAGGGTCCGGCCCATGGCCAGGTTGATGACATAGCCCACGATGGCCAGGGAGAAGGCCGTGCCAAGCATGTCCTTCCACTGCGAAACCACAGGCGACACCGGAGTGGGGAAACTGTCAAGGAGCCAGAAAGGAGGCAGGGCCCAAGGGTGTGAGGAGGGCGCCTGCAGCGGGCAGCAGGGCCCACTCCACTCCAGGGCCTCTGCATGAATCCCTGCTTCCAAACGGGGCGCTCAGAGccctgctgcagggcagctacCATCCTCCCCTTGAAACAGCAAAAATCGAGGCTCAGAGAACACAGTTTGTCCGAGGTCACCACGCTAGTAAGCGGTAGGGCCTCATTTGTTCACATCCAGAATTTGGACTCCTCACTCTTCCTGGTCCAGAGCCACAGCCCCCAGTGCTCTGaggccttttctccattgtctgcTCTAGCTCTGCTGTATAAACACTGGTCCTCTCCTCCTAGGGCTTAGCATAGTCCCTGGCACAGAGTAGACACTCGGTGAATCTGTTGATCCTAATAGCTTTTTTTCCATGTGGATAGAAGAGCCAATGCATTAAATCAAGGCAAAGAACCAGAGAATGACTGATCAGAGAGGTTTCACCCATCAGATGAAACTTTTGGGGGGAGTGAGGCAgtcaagggggcttcccaggtggtgaagaaccagcctgccaatgcaggagacataagagatgtgggtgcaatccctgggttaggaagattccctggaggaggtcatggaaatccactccagtattcttgcctgaagaatcccatggacagaggagcctggtgggctacagtccatggggtcgcagagagttggacatgactgaagtgacttagcatgcacacacacggttGTTAAGACTCACTGTTCATGAAACAGCCTGCATTTGCATTGCGTGACTCTTCTCCATAATAAGTGATAGTAACCATTCATAGCTGGTCAGTGTCAAGGagtttataatacattttatagAGTTCATCTCATCTCTGACTCTGGACCTAGGTGGGgaggagagtgggggtggggccagGCTGCCTAGCCACCTGGACTCACCCAGGTTGGATCTCTCCCACGATCTGCATGTGGTACTTTTTGGGCATCTTGTAGCTCCCGGAGATAGCTGTTGCCACCACTACCTGCAGAACCCAGAATGGAGAATGGGGATTAGATCTAAATTAGGGCCAGGGTAGGGGTCCCTCTCTAGTCTCCCTTTTGTCTGGGGACCCCAAATCCCCCTCCCCTGAATCCTTGAGGGGGAATCAGCCTGAGGATCAGGAAGAGGGGGAGCCACACACAGCGGGATGGAGTGGATTCACTCCAGACCTGTCCTACCGGCTCATAGGGGGCAagctggtgggggagggatgcATAGAAGGACTCTCTTCATTCCGGCTGGAGCTAGATTCCTTGTCAACAGCCTCCTGCCTGGGCCCCAACACCCCAGCCCTGGGCAAGGTCCTTACCACAATCATCTCTGTTGGGATGGGGAAACGGATCCTGTGCATGTAGCGGGCATTGAGCTCCTTCACCAGCACCAGGACCACACCGCTGATGAGAGCGAAGATGAGTGAGGCGATGTTGGTGTGAGCCAGGTTTTTGCAAATGTCAATGAAGGTCTGGGAGAGACAGCATGACGCTCATGGgctcccaccccttcctcctgCACCACTACCACCCAGCATCTGAGCCAGTCGAGGGATGTTGCCAGTGCTCTGAGAGGCACAGCAAAGCAGAATCCAGACCCTACTCACAGTCCCACTTCCAACCCCTGTCTCCATGCTGGGACGGGAAGGCTGattcccttccttttcctctaGGAAGTGTTCAAGCTAATGGAGGAGGGATGGAGATTAGACATAAGGAAGAACTTTCCAGGTAGGGAGGGGTTGAGGCACTGGAATGGGGAACTGACGGAGAGTGTACATCTCCTTTTCTGCAGCAATTAACCACGGAGATTTAaccatactttggctacctgatacaaagtgctgactcattgaaaaagaccctgatgcagggaaagattgaaggcaggaggagaaaggggcgatagaggatgagatgattggatgacaccactgactcagtggacgtgagtttgagcaagctccgggagttggtgatggatggagaagcctggcgtcttgcagtccatggggtctcaaagagtcagacacgactgagtgactgaacaacaaccacagagAACGTCAGCCAGCCTTCAAGGTCATGTgtttgaccctccctccccaaaTGGGAACCTCTTGAAATCCACTCTGAACAATGGGTCAGATGGCCTTTGCTTGAGAACATCTCATAACGAGGTGCTCACAACTTCTTAAGACAGTGAACTCGGCTCACGTGTCTGCTCAAGACCCTCTTGCAGGGGTGCACTCATAGACTCACAAAGACGATGGACCCTGGGCCTGCGTAGGAGGGGACGGTCAGTCCGAAGATATACTTGAGCACGGAGATCAGGATCTGCAGGCCAGCGGCCGTCATGAAGCCCCGGATGAAGGACTCAGAGAGGTAGATGGCCACAAAGCCAAACTGCATGAAGCCCAGGCCCATCTGAGAGCAGAGGGGTGGTGGGGTCAGACGATGATGGGCCAGCCACTCTCACACCTGCCGGGCCCAAACCCAGGACTGGAGTTCATGCAGCCCTGAGACAGTAGTAGCTCTAGGAAAACAAGTCCCTTGTGACCTTGTCCTGCCTTGTACTGACAGAGAAAATTAGTCCCTCGGGGCACAGGCCTCTGACACTTGACCTCATTGGCTCCAGTTTCCTCCGCTGTGGAATGAACCTGGTACTCGCCGGTGTTTGCCCTCTCAGTAATTGACACCCCGTCCGCCCCGTTGGCCAACCCAGAACTTGGAAGTCATCCCCCCTCACCCTTCATTTCTAGTATCCCAAGCCCTGTTTATTTTGTTCCTGGCAAAGCATTCTCCCAGTCTACCCCTGCCTCCTTGCCTGCCACTCTGGTCTAGGCCCTTATCACTCTTGCATATGGGCCTCTTCACAGTTTCGCAACTGGCCCCGTGCTTTGATTCTAATCTACTTTCCATCCACCATCGTGTCCAGAGTCTGAGTAATCCCATCTGACTGCCAAATAGGAACCAAATTTGCTGCTTAGGGGACAGACCTCAGGCTTGACTGTCTGGCCCTGCCTGCTCCTCTGGCTCATTCTCCCAAGGCCTCCTGACCTCCAGCCATACCGAGTGCCCTGTTTTCCATCCCCTGGTCAAGACTATACTTTCAGGGATCATTTCTATAGTTTGTCACCTGATCAGTTCACGCTCTGTTAGGCCTCAGTGCTTTGGGGTGTTGCTCCCTCTGATGGGACTGTCCTTCTGGGCCTCTGTCCTTTGGTTACCTACTGGCCAACTTCTACTCATCCTTTTAGACTGAGgtcaaatgtcacttcctctcTTTGAGGAGAGGTCTTCCCTGACTTTCTCTTTGATGTTTCCAAAGCTACTTGTATATAGCTGTATTCTGCTGCTTATCTTACTGCCTACacatttatttgttgatttgGCTACTTCCTCCGCTGGGCTGCGAGCTTCTGGAAAACTGGGACTCTCTCTTACTTATCTTTTATCCCCAGAGCCTAGCCCAGTTCCTGGCATGGTGAAACAACCAAAAAACATTAACTGAATGGATCACTGAATGAAACTTCTGAGGCCCCTTCCTGCTCTTACATTCTGTCCTGCTGCATTTGCCTGCATGAAGCCTAGCAGAGTCCTTTGCATGTGGCGGAAATGCAATTTATCTATGCAGGAGGTACTGTGGCTTGGAGCAGAGATGGCTGGAGGGGGATAAGGGGTGTTACAGAAGTGGAAAACTGCTGGCAGAGAGCTAGGCACTGGAGAGGGTATCGGAGAGAGGCCATGAGTCCTCTAGATAGTCATTAGCTCCGGACACTTTTACTAAGTGTGGATGCTGGTCTTATGCACCTGCTGAGGGCAGGTGagatattctgaatttttaaGGTCATTTGTGGTCTCCTAACAGGGAAGAGGGAGGATGGAAAGGCCTAAATCAGCTTTAAGGTCAAGGCTGGGCCTCTGTGGGAAGGGCAACATGAGTCGATGCCTTATTAAGGGGGGCATGGCAGAGATGGAAGCCGAGCCTTTTACCTGGATGACGGCCGTCAGGCAGGCTAGTGTTGCCGACACGTGCAGCCTTTCAGCCTCCATGGCCCCCGTGTCCACATAGCTTTCATTGGTGGCATTGTTGAAGATCCGGAATTTTGACTCTGGGGCCAGCTGCAGACAGATGTTACCCACCAGGATGCTGATAACGGCAAAGGTACCTGTGGTGCCCCACCCCGCCAGCAAAAGTCAGAGATTTGGACCGCACCCATGGAAACCAGAAGGGGCCCAGAACGCTCCCCAACCCCGCAGGGATGGCGCTCCATGCCTCCAGGgtcctctccagcatcacagtaaCCATTCGTATCTGACCATGATGTACACTCTTCCAGGTGCTTTCACCCCAACTGTTAATATTCCTTTATTGGACACGTGAGGAAATAGGCTTGGAAATATAAGCAGAGCCTGCGTCAGAAACAGGCTTTTTGACCAGACCGTTTTCCTCCATCTCACTTTGCACCAGAGAGCTCCGAAAGTCCCTAAAGTGGCCTGATGGATGATGGCTGTCGGAAGGCCATTTCTGTTCAGCCCTTTATGGCCTATCTTGTGCTGCCAAGTCTACCCCACATTCCAGGGTCATGCTAACTGAGCTCACGGAAGCTAAATGGCTTCTCCAAGGTCACAGAAGACCTGGAATCGACACTCACGGTGACAGTCCCTCTGGGGCCAAGCAGTGCCAGCTAGAGGAGAATGCAGATGGGAAAGCACCCGAATCCCCTTTGCCACCCATCACCCATCCCCGCAGTCCAGGTCACCTGCCTGCTAAGAGGGGAGGGGCCTTACCTGGCACCATCTGGTGGATACCCCCCAGGAAGAAGTAGGTCAGGAGGGGGAAGAAAGAGGAGTAGAGGCCGTTGACTGCAGGAAGGTTGGCCAGCAGAGCGAATGCCATGCCTGCACAGGATACAGAGAGTCAAGGCCTTGGGGCACAGTTGGGTGATGGAGGTCACAGAAGATGGACTGGGAAGGGGAATAGGCTTGGCTTAGGGGACCCCCTGACCTTGTGGGACCTGGATGCATCCACCGCTGAGGCCGCCAAGAAGGTCGGGGACGATGTAGTCTTTGATCTTGTACTTGGGGAGCCAAGAGAGAATGGGGAGCAGCCCGaacactgtggttttgatcttGGCTGAGGAACATCTGGAGGGGAAGAGGGCAGGTTTTCAGTCAGCACTGCATTCAGAGTGGGGATTTGATTATAATATCCTGTTCTTGGTCATTCATTCACGCATTCACACAAAATTCAGTGAGCATGCACACTATGTGGCAGAGACTCTCCTCTTGAGCACCATCAccttgctctgggccctggtTGGAGATCTTCTGATTGCCTACTGCTAACCTGGGAAGTCTGCAAGACTTGTCATGCAGAAAGGCATGGATTTTGTGGATGCCTAGCATTCCGAGGTGTCAAGTCCAGCTCAGACGGCCATTCTCTGATCTGACTGAAAACAGGCCCGGTCACCCTCACCTGGGCTCCTGCAGCAGTGTGTGTACCTCAGGCTGTAATTTCTTGCTTTTCATCTACCTCCCCCACTACACAGTAAAACCGGCATGGAAAGAAGTCTGGTCTCTTGTCCAGCTTTGTATTCCTCACGCATCACACTGGGATGCTTAGTGAATATCTGTTGAAAAAATGAGCGAATGAACAAGTGAAAGAATGGACCTGATTCTGATTCAGAACTCAGTCTGAATGGGGGCTGCTGCTGTATTTTTTGGAACCTCCCCCTAAAGGGAGGCTCCTTGTCCCTGCAGGGTGTGCCTCTGCTGACCCACCATCCTTTGTGTGTGACGATTCCAACGCTGGAGTTCTTTCCCCTGTTAATTCATCAAAAGAGGGAAGAATGGGGAAACTATTTGTTGGTCAGTGCAGGGTGGGGAGCATTGATCCCTCCCCTGTTTGCTGAACACCTTGAGGTCCTTTCATCAGAAACTCAGAAGCGGTAAAAACAAGGGCCTTCAATCTCAAGGATGACAGCTGGTGGATTGATGACCAGAAGAGGTGGGGAggcctttgcttttcttctcccaGCTGAGGGAATTCAAATACTCAGGGCCCATCTGGTGACTCACTGGCTTGCTGTGATTAGGCCTCCTTTCCTGCCCAGCACCGATTCCTGTTCTTTACTGTTGCTCAACAATAGTTTCCCTGACACTGGGTCCCCTGGATGTCACCCAAAACTGAAATCAACACAGACAATGCTTTGTACCCTTTAAAATCTGGGTAGATTTTCTGTCCCAACCAGCACTTCATGGAACAGTATCACCACTGCCTTTGAACTCCCCACTCCCCTCTGCAGTGGGCAGtgcctctcccatccctgggatgatggacagggagttggACTGGAAGTAAGTAGCTTAAAGCATTTCTAAAGGCTTGTCCTAAGAGACAACCAGGCCCCCAGGAACTCCCTCAGGTTTGTTCATGGCAGGGAAAACTGGACTCATGAATGGAGAGCTGGCTGGGGGAGAAAAACAACCCACTCAAGGGCTTGTACATGTCCAGCCTCACTTGCAAGCCTGCCATAGTTGAGCAAAGCAATCTGACTTCTCTGAAGTCTGAGAGAAGATCTGGAAACAGATGCTAAACACCTGTAGAGAGGTTCCAGAAGCCAGGTGGGAAGTAGATAGCGGGATTAGTTTTCTagacattcattcactcattaaacaaaaatttattggagtaccttctgtgtgccaggcactgttcaagGCCCTCCTGCCAGCCACATGGGAATTGTTAGCTCCCTATGACTTTTTGTGGTTTCCATCGTTCTCATCTTTTAGGAAAACAGCAGATACCCTCATCCCGCCAGAACAGAAACAACACAGACTTAAACTCCTTGGCACAAATGCTGACAAGGTCTTTATATAACCAGGCAGAGATGGAGCCTCCCAGGAGAGGTAGGGTTGGGCTGGTGCTTTTAGTGAAGACTCAAGTGGGTGATCCCCCAGCCTGAACCAGTTCCACCTGCACCTCCACTTCAGCCATTGCCAGTGACCTCAATTCAGGTAACTGAATCAGCTGTTTCCCCAGGGGAGTGGGGAAGTGACTTCTGCCATGGACCACAGCGAGGCCTGAGGGAGGTCTACCAGATGTCTGCGAAGGGGGTGGTGCGGTAAAGTCCATAGCCTCAGCCTCCTGGAGTGCGGGTATAAGTCACCTCGCAGAGTTCCCTCCTTATGGGTGTGGTTTCACTACCCACCAACACAGTTCCAGGGATCTGAGAGTGGAACAAGCCCAGGGGCTGGTCAGACCACATCCTGGTAAATATCATTTAGGGGAGCCCAGGAGTTTAGGGGCTACCTTTGAGCATTGTCTGGACCTGGGAAAGGAAGGAGCATCCGGGAGAGAAAGAGGACAAAGTCCACGGGGCAGGAGAGGCTTCAGATTTTCCTTGATGAGGAAGGGACAGGAGAAGGGACAGCAGAAGTGAGGGCTCTGACCTGCTGTGATGACACACCCTTCCCCAGCACCCTTGAGAGCCCAGGAGGTACTCACGTGGGCTGAGAGCATGGTGAGACCTCAGGCAGGGGTCCGGACGCTGGCCAGCCCCTCTGGACCTGTGAGTGGTCCTTGTCCCTGTTCTCCATTTCCTTGAGGGCCTCAGTAAAGATGAGGTGTAGGATCTCCTGTTCCCCATTTCCTCGAGGGTCTCAGTAAAGATGAGGTGTAGGATCTCAAATTCAGGGTTCAGAACCTCACCTCCCCAAGGCTTCCCAAGTCCCATCTGAGGGACAGTGGTATAGAAGCCGTGCCCTGGTGCGTGCAGGGTTGGTGgggagcagaggagagaggagtctgggctTCCAGCCATGTTACCTGAAAGTGTTGCTGAGTTTCTTTCCCAATGGGTACGTCCGGTCCTTCTTCTCAAACTCGTCATCGAAGAGGGTGAGAGAGTATGCATCTCTGTCTACCACGTAGCGGGGCCTGGGCTGGCTCATGTCTGGGGCATTTACAAGCTTTGGGAGACACAGAGGAGGGAGAATGAGGGGCATCCCTTCTCAGTGCCGGCCTGGGCCATCTCTCTCTGGTCCTAGCTCAGCAGGGTTTTATGCTGTCTTCCCCGCCCCCAGCCAGCAAGGtgcctcccttccctctttcAAGTCTTTCCACCAGACTCACTTCTTCTGGTGGCCTTCCTTCCCAGGCACAGGTGATGCATACACTTGCCCTGGCTGTTTTGCTTGGCACCCAGCACGTGGTTGGCACTCCACATCTATGATATCACTGTCACCCCCGCTGAACACCAGGCAACAAGGAGGCGGGAGTGCAAGGGCAGGAGTCACGGCTCGGATTCAGCAGGTTGATCCTCTCACTCCTTTCCTTGCCATCCTCGCCCCAACCCACGCTGGTCCCTGGTATCCTTGCAAGCCCCTTTGCCCCgtcccgccccccctccccgcccccctgccAGACTTCAGTTTCCCGGGCGGAAAGGCTCATACCATCCTGTCAGTCAGCTTGGAAGAAAGAAAGCAGGCTGCCTGGAAGCAAGGGGATGACCGCGGTGACCTTGGGAGGACCTTCTTAAAGGAGTCACCTAGGAACAGGTTTTCCCAGGGGGACAGTCGTGTTTGGGGAAATCAAGATGGTCTGTGCTGGCTGGCTCTCCTACGGCTTCCTGTGTCTAACCTTTCCCCCACCCTGTATACTGATGTCTCTCTCCTCCTTGCTTTTTGCGCAACCTTGCTGACATTCCAGGAGCTGAGCAGGGCAGAGCTAAGTGCTGGGGCCCTGAGGCCCAGAGCTCCTGGTAGAGATCTTTCCTCCTCATCCTCCAACTGCTGGTCCCCACTCCTGTCCCCTGCCCACCcttacaccccccccccccccaccagagcTGGGAAAAGCCTGCCTGGACGACCtcagaggaagaaggaggagaggaaagagatgtCATAAGCTTAGGGGGAGATGATGTCTCACAGGTGGAGAGTGTGGGATGGCTGTAACCAGTTTGGCAAAAGATTCGAGAGAGAGTTAAAAGTGAGAAACCACATGGGGGACTCAAGATGCTCCTCCACAGGCTTCCTGGGGGAGAACCTGGGTGAGTGACAGGTTGTCAGAGGGGAGCAGGCTGGTTGATGTTTTTGTGGAAGAGCAccctgggggagaggagggaagtgCATTAGCTACGGGCCCAGAAACTTGGGTTCTAGTGCTGCCTTTACTGGTGAAGTGGAAGGGGCAGCATTCCTTTCTGAGACTCAGATTCCTCATCCACAAAACTGGGGGACCATAGATACCTCACAAGGTTGTTTGAGGACCAGATGAGTAAATGGACAAGAAAGGCTTGTGTGAAGCGTAGGAGTGAGATAAATGTGAGTGGCTATTGTGGATAAGAGTGTGTCCAGGTGGATGAAGGTCAGGTTGCTGCGCCTCGCTCTCTGGGCCACAGGACCCTGAGTTCCACTAGGACCGGTAAGCATGGTGCCCTGCAGATCCCCCCAGATGCTGCTCAGCTGGCAGGGCAGCTGTGGGGTGAGCCTGCCCACAGTGCCTGGGCCCACCCAGCCCTTTGCCTGGTGTTTACTGTGCACCCAACGAATGCTTGTCGAGTGAATCAATAAATGTTCTTTTGGAGAACACATGGGTTGAATTGAACAAGAGTAAAGGCCTGTAAGATATTTCAGTGGGACAAGTGAGAGACTGAGTTGCATAAGGAAAACAGCACAGGTTTTGGAGCCAGGATGACCTGGGTTGAAAGAttcggtttcttcatctgtaaatggggataataacagtcCCAGGCATTTGCCATGAAGACTAAATGAGATCATGAGTGTGAAGTCTGGTCTTCCAAGGGCACCCAGTGAATGGTAACGGCGATGATTACTATGATTAAGATGGGAGGGTGCTTCCTTCCTCTTGGGAGAGACTGTTCAGAGGCTTCCAGCCCTTCACCTCCAACAAGGCAGGGTGGCCTTGCTCCCCCTTCCCCGCCCCACCCTCTCATTGGGCCTGGAAGGGTCTGACCTTCCCAGTACTTTGCCTGGTGGGCTCTATGGCAGAAATGAGTGGGGGTCATGACCCTCTGGAGGGACCCCAAACTCCAGCTTGGCTTCAGAAGAAGACTCATAGACTTAGGGAGTCTATGCCTGGCCACCAAATGGACCACTTATAAAGGAATAGTTGGGATTTTCAAGGGAGCTGCaccaggagagggaagagggggcaATGGAAGATCTTGTTTCCATGCCAAGCAGCACACAGTGATACCAGAGGCTCTGGGTTCTAGGGATGTGTGTTGGGGGGAGAGAGGGTGGTCAGTATCTGATCCCACAGAACCAACTCACCTGGCTCCCTTGCTTGGCTCCCTCGTGTCCTCAGTGGCACCTTTTGCTACCCAGCATTCTTGTCCCTGCCCTTACCCTCCTGCAGCCTCCACATTCAGCAGCCCATCAAACCCCATCGCTGTTTCCTTTCGGTGTCACTCCCAGATCTTATCTCACACCTGGATTATTGCATTAGCCTTCTGACCGATTCCCCAGCCCACACCCCCAGCTCAGAAACTCTCAGCTTCCTCATGTCCAGGAGCGGATCAAGTCCAGACTCCTTATTTTGGCATGTTTGTCTGCGCATCACCTGACCCTGGTTTGGTGGACTCAGTAGATCTGTAGGTTGCACCTGCCCACTGTATCCGGGCTGTCCACTCACCCCCACTGAGCAAGCTTCCTCAGT includes the following:
- the SLC26A9 gene encoding solute carrier family 26 member 9 — translated: MSQPRPRYVVDRDAYSLTLFDDEFEKKDRTYPLGKKLSNTFRCSSAKIKTTVFGLLPILSWLPKYKIKDYIVPDLLGGLSGGCIQVPQGMAFALLANLPAVNGLYSSFFPLLTYFFLGGIHQMVPGTFAVISILVGNICLQLAPESKFRIFNNATNESYVDTGAMEAERLHVSATLACLTAVIQMGLGFMQFGFVAIYLSESFIRGFMTAAGLQILISVLKYIFGLTVPSYAGPGSIVFTFIDICKNLAHTNIASLIFALISGVVLVLVKELNARYMHRIRFPIPTEMIVVVVATAISGSYKMPKKYHMQIVGEIQPGFPTPVSPVVSQWKDMLGTAFSLAIVGYVINLAMGRTLANKHGYDVDANQEMIALGCSNFFGSFFKIHVICCALSVTLAVDGAGGKSQVSSLCVSLVVMVTMLVLGSYLYALPKSVLGALIAVNLKNSLKQLADPYYLWKKSKLDCCIWVVSFLSAFFLSLPYGVAVGVAFSALVVVFQTQFRNGSALAQVTDTDIYVNPKTYNRVREIQGIRIVTYCSPLYFANSEIFRQKVVAKTGVDPQKVLLAKQKHLKKQEKGRTMPAQQRKSLFMKTKTVSLQELQQDFENGSPTDPNNNQTPANGASVSYITFSPDSSTAAHREPPASSKPSDMLASVPPFVTFHTLVLDMSGVSFVDLMGIKALAKLSSTYEKIGVTVFLANIHAQVYNDISQGGLFEDGCLERSHVFPSIHDAVLFAQAQAREVAPGHDFQGAPVDPELSLYEPEEDSPSYWDLEQEMFGSMFHAETLTAL